A DNA window from Rhizobium jaguaris contains the following coding sequences:
- a CDS encoding adenylate cyclase, with product MKHLVTPIMRGAFLLIGSTGLALAANVHTATGTTGQPSQHIGSVQTGSATPGNAASSPGSAFNPNGTAGTHYAGNVPQSSKNPKSVSQYDVAGFQQSHNH from the coding sequence ATGAAACATCTCGTCACGCCGATAATGCGTGGCGCATTCTTACTCATAGGCTCCACCGGCTTGGCTTTGGCCGCCAATGTCCACACGGCAACAGGGACAACGGGTCAGCCCAGCCAACATATTGGCAGCGTTCAAACGGGCAGTGCCACGCCGGGTAACGCCGCCTCTTCCCCAGGGTCAGCGTTCAACCCAAATGGGACCGCGGGAACACACTATGCGGGCAACGTGCCGCAGAGCTCCAAGAATCCGAAAAGCGTATCGCAGTACGATGTGGCTGGCTTCCAGCAGTCCCATAATCACTAA
- a CDS encoding YbaK/EbsC family protein, producing the protein MSEDSKKLSSLERVELAARDLGLDIAIKRMEQSTRTAEEAANAAGCVVGQIVKSLVFVNAETHGLTLLLVSGAHNADTGYILATYGLRLKRADIDRVRDETGFAIGGVGPIGHRVKLPVFIDESLLGYDQVWCAAGRPDSIFACDPKILAEKIGANVIRVRPS; encoded by the coding sequence ATGAGCGAGGACAGCAAGAAGCTTTCAAGCCTGGAGCGCGTCGAGCTGGCGGCCCGTGACCTCGGCCTCGACATCGCTATAAAGCGCATGGAGCAATCGACCCGCACGGCTGAGGAAGCTGCCAATGCGGCTGGGTGCGTCGTCGGCCAGATCGTCAAATCGTTGGTCTTCGTCAACGCGGAAACTCACGGCTTGACGCTGCTTCTCGTTTCCGGCGCCCACAATGCCGATACGGGATATATTTTAGCCACTTACGGGCTTCGTCTAAAGCGCGCCGACATCGATCGCGTCCGCGACGAAACCGGCTTCGCTATCGGCGGCGTCGGTCCCATCGGCCATCGCGTAAAACTGCCGGTTTTCATCGACGAAAGCCTGTTGGGCTATGACCAGGTCTGGTGCGCGGCGGGACGGCCGGATAGCATTTTTGCCTGCGATCCCAAGATTTTGGCGGAGAAGATCGGAGCCAATGTCATTCGTGTAAGGCCGAGCTGA
- a CDS encoding MBL fold metallo-hydrolase, which yields MTHRRRFTILGCSSSPGVPRITGDWGACDPKNPKNRRTRSAFMIEQIAPDGGITTVVIDTGPDFREQMIRAGVGSIDAVLYTHAHADHIHGLDDLRGFFHNSHELIPIYADQPTMDRIREGFGYCLETPPGSNYPPIVRPIIIESLDKSFTVEGPGGPITFWPHKQQHGDIHSLGFRIGALAYCSDISDFPAESVERVQNLDVLIIDALQYRPHPSHLSLEQSLAWIERLQPRHAILTHMHTPLDYATVLAETPDNVEPAYDQMRIELDVEDDDL from the coding sequence GTGACTCACCGGCGGCGCTTCACCATCTTGGGCTGCTCGTCGTCGCCGGGGGTGCCGCGCATCACCGGCGATTGGGGCGCCTGCGATCCCAAGAATCCGAAAAACCGGCGTACACGCTCCGCCTTCATGATCGAGCAGATCGCGCCGGATGGCGGCATTACCACCGTCGTCATCGACACCGGACCGGATTTCCGCGAGCAGATGATCCGCGCTGGCGTAGGGTCCATCGACGCGGTGCTCTATACGCACGCCCATGCCGACCATATCCACGGCCTCGACGACCTGCGCGGTTTCTTCCACAATTCGCATGAGCTCATTCCGATCTATGCCGACCAGCCGACCATGGACCGCATCCGCGAGGGCTTCGGCTATTGCCTGGAAACGCCGCCGGGCAGCAACTATCCGCCGATCGTGCGGCCGATCATCATCGAAAGCCTGGACAAAAGTTTCACGGTCGAAGGGCCGGGCGGCCCGATCACCTTCTGGCCGCACAAGCAGCAGCATGGCGACATCCACTCGCTTGGTTTTCGCATCGGCGCGCTTGCTTATTGCAGCGATATCAGCGACTTCCCGGCGGAATCTGTCGAGCGAGTTCAAAACCTCGATGTCCTGATCATCGATGCGCTGCAATACCGGCCGCATCCAAGCCATCTCTCGCTGGAGCAATCGCTCGCCTGGATCGAGCGGCTGCAGCCGCGGCACGCGATCCTGACGCATATGCACACACCGCTTGATTATGCGACCGTGCTTGCGGAAACACCCGACAATGTCGAACCGGCCTACGATCAGATGCGGATCGAACTCGATGTAGAGGATGATGATCTATGA
- a CDS encoding TatD family hydrolase: MLIDTHCHLDFADFAEERDAIVARAHEIGVKQMVTISTRVRKLDGLLAITEQYPSVFCSVGTHPNNADEELDIQIEDLVRLAKQHEKVVAIGEAGLDYFYDTVKPEDQKTGFLRHIAAARETQLPLVIHSRSADEDMAAILTEETGKGAFPFILHCFSSGPALARTGVELGGYISFSGILTFPKSEELREIAKTIPHDRLLVETDAPYLAPKRWRGKRNEPSYVVNTAEVLADTIGVSMDEIAAITTENAFRCFSRMTRV, translated from the coding sequence ATGCTGATCGATACGCATTGCCATCTGGATTTTGCCGACTTCGCGGAAGAACGCGACGCGATCGTCGCGCGCGCCCATGAGATCGGCGTCAAGCAGATGGTGACCATCTCGACCCGCGTCCGCAAGCTCGATGGGCTGCTGGCGATCACCGAGCAATATCCATCCGTCTTCTGCTCGGTCGGCACGCATCCAAACAATGCCGACGAGGAATTGGATATCCAGATCGAGGATCTGGTGCGGCTCGCCAAGCAGCACGAGAAGGTCGTCGCGATCGGCGAGGCGGGGTTGGATTATTTCTACGACACCGTGAAGCCGGAAGATCAGAAGACCGGCTTCCTGCGCCACATCGCGGCTGCACGCGAAACGCAACTGCCGCTGGTCATTCACAGCCGCAGCGCTGATGAGGACATGGCCGCGATCCTGACCGAGGAAACAGGGAAGGGGGCCTTCCCCTTCATCCTGCATTGTTTCTCTTCCGGCCCGGCCCTCGCCCGCACCGGGGTCGAGCTCGGCGGCTATATTTCCTTCTCCGGCATTCTCACCTTCCCGAAGTCCGAGGAGCTGCGCGAGATCGCTAAGACGATCCCGCATGACCGGCTGCTGGTCGAGACCGATGCGCCGTATCTTGCGCCGAAGCGCTGGCGCGGCAAGCGCAACGAGCCATCCTACGTCGTCAATACGGCCGAGGTGCTGGCGGATACGATCGGCGTCAGCATGGATGAGATCGCCGCAATTACCACTGAGAATGCGTTCCGCTGCTTCTCCCGGATGACGAGGGTCTGA
- a CDS encoding sulfite exporter TauE/SafE family protein, with protein sequence MLVGITGVGGGSLMTPLLVLLFGVHPATAVGTDLLYAAITKTAGTAVHGMHGRVNWKVVGLLASGSVPSALLMLWIMAGVNRESPAVAQTITLTLGCLLFLTSLMLIFRGQILDAIRKWRGERGTLKPRTIAILTIVLGLTLGTLVTMTSVGAGALGVTVLLVLYPRLDVREIVGSDIVHAVPLTLIGGMGYWFIGEINWTMLFALLLGSIPGIVTGSLLAPRLHERLVRLILAVTLMIVAWKLLFP encoded by the coding sequence ATGTTGGTTGGCATCACCGGCGTTGGTGGCGGTTCGTTGATGACGCCCTTGCTGGTCTTGCTGTTCGGCGTCCATCCGGCCACTGCCGTCGGCACCGATCTCCTTTATGCTGCGATCACCAAGACGGCCGGCACTGCGGTGCACGGCATGCACGGACGGGTGAACTGGAAAGTGGTGGGGCTGCTTGCCTCGGGCAGCGTACCGTCCGCACTCCTCATGTTGTGGATCATGGCCGGTGTCAACCGTGAGAGCCCGGCGGTCGCCCAAACGATCACGCTGACCCTCGGCTGCCTTCTATTTCTAACGTCGCTGATGTTGATTTTTCGCGGCCAGATTTTGGATGCCATTCGAAAATGGCGAGGCGAGCGCGGGACACTGAAGCCCCGGACGATCGCTATATTGACCATCGTTCTGGGCCTTACGCTCGGTACGCTTGTCACCATGACGTCAGTCGGCGCCGGCGCGCTTGGCGTCACCGTGCTGCTGGTGCTCTATCCGCGTCTCGATGTACGGGAGATTGTCGGTTCGGATATCGTCCATGCCGTGCCACTGACATTGATCGGCGGCATGGGGTATTGGTTCATCGGCGAGATCAACTGGACGATGCTGTTTGCATTGCTGCTGGGCTCGATTCCCGGCATCGTCACGGGCAGCCTGCTGGCGCCGCGCTTGCACGAGCGGCTGGTGCGGCTGATCCTGGCCGTCACGCTGATGATCGTCGCCTGGAAGCTGCTCTTTCCTTAG
- a CDS encoding DNA polymerase III subunit delta', with translation MSDERPGVLDGAIPPQDNIRLFGHEEAEAFLAQSYRSGKGHHAILIEGPEGIGKATLAFRFANHVLSHPDPAAAPVTIGDPDPNSAISRQISGGASHNLLHLARPVDDKTGKVKSAITVDEVRRAGKFFSQTSGTGNWRIVVIDPADDLNRSAANAILKILEEPPKRALFLVLSHAPGKLLPTIRSRCLPLKLAPLSDDALGNALAHLGISLAQGQGAELLAAAKGSVSEALKLLNYGGGEIVAAYEQVIAANGPAARRAMHRLADALSAKESDTIFGFFVSHIGDDIMARARAAALEGHLTVAERLARLYADVTERLNISQAYNLDRKQTIITILGDLKQQLSA, from the coding sequence ATGAGCGACGAGCGGCCCGGCGTTCTGGACGGTGCGATTCCGCCTCAGGATAATATCAGACTCTTCGGCCATGAGGAGGCGGAAGCCTTTCTGGCGCAATCCTATCGCTCCGGCAAAGGCCACCATGCCATCCTGATCGAGGGACCGGAGGGCATCGGCAAGGCGACGCTCGCCTTCCGCTTCGCCAATCATGTTCTGTCTCATCCCGATCCGGCTGCCGCGCCGGTGACGATCGGCGATCCGGATCCTAATTCCGCCATCAGCCGACAGATTTCCGGCGGTGCCTCGCACAATCTGCTGCATCTTGCCCGTCCCGTCGACGACAAGACCGGCAAAGTGAAGTCCGCGATTACCGTCGACGAGGTGCGCCGCGCCGGCAAGTTCTTTTCACAGACCTCCGGCACCGGCAACTGGCGTATTGTCGTCATCGACCCGGCCGATGATCTCAATCGCAGCGCCGCCAATGCCATATTGAAAATCCTCGAGGAGCCGCCGAAGCGGGCCTTGTTTCTTGTGCTATCGCACGCGCCGGGCAAGCTGCTGCCAACCATCCGATCGCGCTGCCTGCCGCTGAAGCTGGCGCCGCTGAGCGACGATGCTTTGGGGAACGCGCTTGCGCATCTCGGCATCAGCCTGGCGCAGGGACAGGGCGCGGAGTTGCTGGCGGCGGCCAAGGGCAGCGTCAGCGAGGCGCTGAAACTGCTGAACTATGGCGGCGGCGAAATCGTCGCGGCCTATGAGCAAGTCATCGCGGCGAACGGGCCTGCCGCACGCCGGGCAATGCATCGTCTTGCCGACGCGCTGTCGGCCAAGGAAAGTGACACGATCTTCGGCTTCTTCGTGTCGCATATCGGCGACGACATCATGGCCCGGGCGAGGGCGGCTGCGCTGGAGGGGCATCTTACCGTGGCTGAAAGACTCGCCCGCCTCTATGCTGACGTCACCGAGCGGCTCAACATATCGCAGGCCTACAATCTCGATCGCAAGCAAACGATCATCACCATTCTCGGCGATCTCAAGCAGCAGCTTTCCGCCTAG
- the tmk gene encoding dTMP kinase: protein MADATGLFVSFEGGEGAGKSTQIRRLAERLRGLGHNVLVTREPGGSPGAEAVRHVLLSGAAEMFGTRMEAILFAAARNDHVEEVIRPALARGTIVLCDRFMDSSRVYQGVTGNLEPDFIEALQRVAVNGVVPDCTLILDIPAEIGLERARRRASATAAPDRFEKEEMQTHEKRREAFLDIAARDPGRCHVVDAQRPEDAIADEIADIIEERLTLTDNMPASSPEVAQ from the coding sequence TTGGCTGATGCAACCGGATTGTTCGTGAGCTTCGAGGGCGGGGAAGGGGCCGGCAAATCGACCCAGATTCGTCGCCTGGCGGAACGGTTGCGCGGGCTTGGCCATAACGTTTTGGTGACCCGCGAACCCGGCGGCTCGCCGGGGGCGGAAGCCGTGCGGCACGTGTTGCTCTCCGGCGCGGCCGAGATGTTCGGCACGCGGATGGAGGCGATCCTGTTCGCCGCGGCGCGCAACGATCATGTCGAAGAGGTCATCCGCCCGGCGCTGGCACGCGGAACGATCGTACTTTGCGATCGTTTCATGGATTCCTCGCGCGTGTATCAGGGCGTGACCGGCAATCTCGAACCTGATTTCATCGAAGCTCTGCAACGGGTCGCGGTCAACGGCGTGGTGCCGGACTGCACGCTGATCCTCGATATCCCCGCCGAGATCGGCCTTGAGCGCGCACGTAGGCGCGCTTCGGCGACGGCGGCACCGGATCGCTTCGAAAAAGAAGAGATGCAGACCCATGAGAAGCGTCGGGAAGCCTTTCTGGACATCGCAGCGCGCGACCCCGGCCGTTGCCACGTCGTCGACGCGCAGCGCCCGGAAGACGCAATTGCCGATGAAATTGCCGACATCATCGAAGAGCGGTTGACATTGACGGACAATATGCCGGCCTCCAGCCCGGAAGTGGCGCAATGA
- a CDS encoding D-alanyl-D-alanine carboxypeptidase family protein, whose amino-acid sequence MLRGFFLAFSFLIGVECLPAVAQQAPPPAFDTKAAQAFMIEASTGTILLAKDENQPISPASLAKLMTLDVVFDAIGRGEISLDTEYPVSENSWRKGGAPSRTSTMFAALKSRVRVGDLIQGVAVQQANDGCMILAEGISISEAEFARRMTAHAREIGMPKAVFTNSTGLPDPDDPSGGSKVSVHELVTLAKDLQEKHADLYKYFGQADFTWNRIFQRNRNPMLLLNIGVDGLGTGFAEGEGYSIVASIQRDGRRLILALGGLKSDKERTEETRRVLEWGLSNFKSQRIFADGEVIGNVSVYGGAQSTVGVLAKVPVDVYVPLNNPDRLSARIVYRWPLTAPVAAGYEAGTLRVFSGARLLRELPLYTKEAVAQGTLRSRAFDAFLELTETLLFSWLWDTPTPT is encoded by the coding sequence ATGTTAAGAGGCTTTTTTCTCGCGTTTTCCTTTCTTATCGGGGTTGAATGCCTGCCGGCCGTGGCGCAGCAGGCACCGCCGCCCGCTTTCGATACCAAGGCTGCGCAGGCCTTCATGATTGAAGCCTCCACCGGCACGATCCTGCTTGCCAAGGATGAGAATCAACCGATTTCTCCGGCGTCTCTCGCCAAGCTGATGACCCTGGATGTCGTCTTCGATGCGATCGGGCGAGGGGAGATTTCGCTCGATACCGAATATCCGGTTTCTGAAAATTCGTGGCGCAAGGGCGGTGCACCGTCGCGCACGTCGACCATGTTCGCCGCGCTGAAATCGCGCGTGCGCGTCGGCGACCTGATACAGGGCGTTGCCGTACAGCAGGCCAATGATGGCTGCATGATCCTTGCCGAAGGCATTTCTATCAGTGAAGCGGAATTCGCCCGGCGCATGACGGCGCATGCGCGCGAGATCGGCATGCCCAAAGCGGTTTTCACCAACTCCACCGGCCTTCCGGACCCTGACGATCCCAGTGGCGGCAGCAAAGTCTCCGTGCACGAGCTGGTGACGTTGGCAAAGGACCTGCAGGAAAAGCACGCCGATCTCTACAAATATTTCGGTCAGGCGGATTTCACCTGGAACAGGATCTTCCAGCGCAACCGCAATCCGATGCTTTTGCTGAACATCGGCGTCGATGGCCTTGGTACCGGCTTTGCCGAAGGCGAGGGCTATTCGATCGTCGCCTCCATCCAGCGCGACGGCCGGCGGCTGATTCTGGCGCTCGGCGGCCTGAAATCGGACAAGGAACGCACCGAGGAAACCCGCCGTGTGCTGGAATGGGGCCTCAGTAACTTCAAGAGCCAGCGTATCTTTGCCGATGGCGAAGTGATCGGCAACGTCAGCGTCTATGGCGGGGCGCAGTCCACGGTCGGCGTGCTCGCCAAAGTACCGGTCGATGTCTACGTGCCGCTCAACAATCCCGATCGCCTTTCGGCCCGCATCGTCTATCGCTGGCCGCTGACGGCACCCGTCGCAGCCGGCTACGAAGCGGGAACGCTTCGTGTCTTTTCGGGTGCGCGACTGCTGCGCGAATTGCCGCTCTATACCAAGGAGGCGGTCGCCCAGGGGACGCTTCGCAGCCGCGCCTTCGATGCCTTTCTGGAGCTGACGGAAACGCTGCTGTTCTCCTGGCTCTGGGACACGCCGACGCCAACTTGA
- a CDS encoding septal ring lytic transglycosylase RlpA family protein → MKFDNRAVTYATGMRWFALSLMCATVTACGTSQQVATKRQHGKEYFSEKEYGVKASPRVAFNGPIPKGGGRFMVGNPYAVKGKWYYPKEDYSYNKVGIASWYGSAFHGRLTANGEVYDQQALTAAHPTFPLPSYARVTNVENGSSIIVRVNDRGPYHPGRIIDLSNKTAQMLDLQNSGTGDVRVQYVGRARMDGHDDPYLMASYIPKGSRLPSINPGGQIATGVMVASNGRITADQLPDSDNIGRPSRQQRSYNTANTAPAFAPIPKPSPYSATAFAGSTPTASYNGTKRNNPPPMTWNGGAMPSVDPVEPTLVVLPAIGPIPYERPDFAPGMASLDAPSLASTVAAYQEAPVKTVYVNLAFDAVMVRNDGLTQESILSAYHRQHQGQAQVD, encoded by the coding sequence ATGAAATTCGATAATCGTGCGGTGACATACGCAACGGGTATGCGTTGGTTTGCTCTCTCTCTGATGTGCGCCACTGTTACCGCCTGCGGAACCTCGCAGCAGGTTGCCACGAAGCGTCAGCACGGCAAGGAATATTTCTCCGAAAAGGAATACGGCGTTAAGGCGAGCCCGCGGGTTGCCTTCAACGGACCGATCCCGAAGGGCGGCGGCCGATTCATGGTCGGCAATCCCTATGCGGTCAAGGGCAAGTGGTATTATCCCAAGGAAGATTATTCCTATAACAAGGTGGGCATCGCCTCCTGGTACGGCTCGGCCTTTCACGGACGTTTGACCGCAAACGGCGAGGTCTATGACCAGCAGGCGCTCACCGCCGCGCATCCGACGTTTCCGCTGCCGAGCTATGCGCGCGTCACCAATGTCGAAAACGGCTCCTCCATCATCGTGCGCGTCAACGACCGCGGACCTTACCATCCCGGCCGCATCATCGACCTTTCCAACAAGACGGCGCAGATGCTCGATCTTCAAAACAGCGGCACCGGCGACGTGCGCGTGCAGTATGTCGGCCGTGCCCGTATGGACGGTCATGACGACCCCTATCTGATGGCTTCGTACATTCCGAAGGGCTCGCGGCTGCCGAGCATCAATCCTGGCGGCCAGATCGCAACCGGCGTGATGGTCGCTTCGAACGGCCGCATCACCGCCGATCAACTGCCTGATTCGGATAATATCGGCCGGCCGAGCCGCCAGCAGCGCAGCTACAATACCGCGAATACCGCGCCAGCGTTCGCGCCGATCCCGAAGCCATCGCCTTATTCGGCCACCGCCTTTGCCGGTTCAACGCCGACGGCGTCCTACAATGGCACCAAGCGCAACAATCCGCCGCCGATGACCTGGAACGGCGGCGCCATGCCGTCGGTCGATCCCGTCGAGCCGACGCTGGTCGTGTTGCCTGCTATTGGCCCCATTCCCTATGAGCGCCCGGATTTTGCACCCGGCATGGCGAGCCTCGATGCGCCGTCGCTCGCCTCCACGGTTGCCGCCTATCAGGAAGCGCCCGTCAAGACGGTTTATGTCAATCTGGCTTTCGATGCTGTCATGGTGCGTAATGACGGGCTGACACAGGAGTCGATCCTCTCCGCCTATCACCGTCAGCATCAAGGTCAGGCGCAAGTCGATTGA
- a CDS encoding sigma-70 family RNA polymerase sigma factor: MTETPSDPIFAELRPHLVRLAYRMLGSVADAEDIVQNAWMRWLGTDPASVREPAAFLRTIVTRLCLNELKSARRRRESYVGSWLPEPIFDPEDGDAVDDITLPLMLALERLSPLERAAFLLHDVFGMDFDDVSSTIGREAAACRKLASRARAHVAEARPRFAVGKEQGLKLATAFFTASRAGDMASLRALLSEDVIVYADGGGKVPTSLRPHIGLAAVMLLHEQLARVFCAQPSQLIHYAVIDGLPGFVTVEGGDVVQTTALHIEQEKVVAIYCTRNPDKLQHIIGAMPR; this comes from the coding sequence ATGACTGAAACGCCTTCCGACCCGATCTTTGCCGAGCTGCGCCCGCACCTCGTCCGGCTTGCCTACAGGATGCTCGGATCTGTCGCGGACGCGGAGGATATCGTGCAAAATGCTTGGATGCGATGGCTCGGGACCGACCCTGCCTCCGTTCGCGAACCGGCGGCATTCCTTCGGACCATCGTCACCAGACTTTGCCTGAACGAGCTAAAATCGGCGCGCCGTCGCCGGGAGTCCTATGTGGGCTCCTGGTTGCCCGAGCCGATCTTCGATCCAGAGGACGGCGATGCGGTCGATGATATAACCTTGCCCTTGATGCTGGCCTTGGAGCGCCTTTCGCCTCTGGAGCGTGCCGCCTTTCTTCTGCACGACGTGTTCGGCATGGATTTCGATGACGTCTCCTCGACGATCGGTCGCGAAGCTGCAGCTTGCCGCAAGCTTGCAAGCCGGGCGAGGGCACATGTCGCCGAGGCCCGGCCGCGCTTTGCCGTCGGCAAGGAACAGGGGCTCAAGCTTGCCACCGCCTTCTTCACGGCGTCGAGAGCTGGAGACATGGCCTCCCTTCGAGCCTTGCTTTCCGAGGATGTCATTGTCTATGCCGATGGCGGCGGCAAGGTACCGACGTCGCTGCGGCCACATATCGGGCTCGCTGCCGTCATGCTGCTTCATGAGCAGCTGGCGCGCGTTTTCTGCGCGCAGCCTTCGCAGCTGATCCACTATGCCGTCATCGATGGCTTACCAGGTTTCGTAACGGTAGAGGGCGGCGACGTTGTCCAGACGACCGCGCTACACATCGAGCAAGAAAAGGTCGTTGCAATCTATTGCACGCGCAACCCCGATAAACTCCAGCATATTATCGGCGCCATGCCTCGCTGA